cgatttttttagtttttatttttcttattattgttttatatatagAATTTCTTTCTCTAACTACAATTAgatttttatatttgaatatttaatttaaagttttagattttttattaattacgtttagatttttataattttttatttattaattcatatatgaatgtaattagattttttttctttaaaaaaacgATTAATTTTCAAATGAGTTCAgacataatatatattattattattataaacatatatttatgattaaatttgatatttattttatgagTACTTTTATGCAATATATACCAAACACCCTGAAAAACTCTTCAACAAAGAAAAAAGCTCTTTCAAAATATAAATCCAAACATGAATTAGAAAGCTCAAACTTTTACTTCTCTTCTTATgtctaaaagtaaaagtaaaagctatGCCAAACAGGATGTTGAAGCGATACCTCATCCTCTTCCAACCGCTTGGTTGCTTGGAGCTTAAGCTCGTCAAAAACAGATGACATAAAATCTAGTTTCTCCTTTACTAGCACCTTAAGATCATCAAAGGCAAAAGACATGGAATCTACTTTCCCTATAGCCAAATTAACCTTGTCCAAGAGCTCCATCAAGTCATTGTCACTAACACTCACATCTTCTTGCATAGAGCTAGAGGCTCCTCCCTTTGTTCGTAATTTACCCTTATTCTTGATTGCATCATCACCATGTTCTTCAATTGAAGCAGCACGGGAAACAAAGGAAAATGACTCAGCTTAAACTTCTTCATCTCAGCAGTTGTGGGTATACAATTATCCACAACAAACTGcaataaaaataaacacaaaccTTTATATTTATAAACCATCAAAAGAAAATGCCATACaaccaaaaataaacaaataagtaTAATTTATATGGTATCATACCTTAGAAGACCCAAATATGCTCCTATCCAAGGAACAACCAGTTGGTAGGCTCGAGTTTTTCCATCTACAGATGCGAAATGGTGAATTTGGCAAGCATTGACAAATGTCTTTATCCTTCAATTTCTTGATGCATGCATATATCCAGACATGGAATACCCAAGAACAACCCTCCAACTTGTACAGGAAGCTCGGCTTCTTCCCTTTAAGAACCTTGGACTTCTTAGCATATATAGTGTTCTTCAAGTTCTTCCCCTTGGCACCTTTCCTCAGATAAGGGAATGTTGTTTCAAATGCCAACTTGCCCCATGAGAAATCATCACACTCATCAGAACAAATCAGATTGATAAGTTCTGTATCAACAGGT
The genomic region above belongs to Humulus lupulus chromosome 1, drHumLupu1.1, whole genome shotgun sequence and contains:
- the LOC133792175 gene encoding uncharacterized protein LOC133792175 isoform X2, with amino-acid sequence MLRESAVGHLIDINPFVYQSQLLHHVFVKEFKQPSLDEIWFCVGEKRIRFSMAEFGLITGLKCVGDSDFSSFAQVENGMCDRYFPDQTVKYGDIKDRCTVKYKNDVLVVKFAKLHLIVNFLLSKDKDKPVDTELINLICSDECDDFSWGKLAFETTFPYLRKGAKGKNLKNTIYAKKSKVLKGKKPSFLYKLEGCSWVFHVWIYACIKKLKDKDICQCLPNSPFRICRWKNSSLPTGCSLDRSIFGSSKFVVDNCIPTTAEMKKFKLSHFPLFPVLLQLKNMVMMQSRIRVNYEQREEPLALCKKM